The Phycisphaerae bacterium DNA segment CCAGCCACTGGAACTCGTGGCCGATCATGTCGATATTGGCTCCGCCCGACGCCTTGTCCGACACGTAGAACTCGCGGTAGTCCTCCCACGGATGCCACGTCGGGAAGTACGACGTGCACGTGCCCCACGCGCCGACCAGTCCGCCCGTGACGTCCTCGCTCAGCCAGCGGGCCAGGTACTCCGACGCCGGATGCCAGATCATCTGCGAGCCCACCGCGCCGACCAGTTTCCTGTCGCGCGTCACCCGCCGCAGTTGGTCCAAACCTGAGCTCGAAAGCTCCAGCGGCACCTCGCAGAACCAGTGCTTGCCGGCCATCGCCGCCATCAGGCAATACTCAACGTGAAAGCTGGGCCAGACGCTCACGAAGACGGCTTCGACCTCGGCGCGTCCCATCTGTTCCGCCTGATCCGCCACCGAAATCCCGTGCCGTTCCTTGGCCTCGGCGCAGCGGTCCGGCCGACGGTCGAATCCCAGGATTTCCTCCGGCGGCACGCCGTTGGCCAACAGACACCGCACCCGCCGCCGGCCCATGGAGCCCAATCCGACCACAAAGAACATCGCTGGTTCCTCCTTATCAGCCGCTCCGGCAACGGCTCGCACGGCGCAGGCCATCGCGTCCACTTTTTCCGGCATGCACCGCACGTGCAGAAGGCCGGGATCGGCAGTATATCCCCACGGCGCCCACCCTTCAATTTGAAATCCGGCGCGGCGCAAGCTGATGTGCCCTTGCGGTGTGATCCAAGGATGCGGCAGGCCACAGACCGGGTCGAGAGGAAGCCTGCACCGCCGCCGAACCCGGCCTATCGGGTCCGGCTCGTGCTGCCTATCGCCGTCCTGACCGCGTCGAGGAGCACCTCGTCGAAAATGTCCACGGCGGCGATCCTGCCCTCCCGGTCGATCAGCACGGTGGCGGGGACTCCCTGGACGCGGAACCGCTGGGCGACGTCGCTGCTGTCCCACGGTCCGGCAAATATCTGCGGATGTTGCGGTTTTCGGTCGGCGATGAATTCGCGGCATTCCTCGATCGTATCGTCCAGGCTGACTCCGACGACCACGAGGTTTTCGGGGCCGAAATGCTCGACCATGTCGTCGTAGGGCTTGACCGCCCGCCGGCACGCTGCACAGAAACTCGCATGGAAGTACACCACCACGACTTTGCCCGTTAGTCTGCCAAGGTCGAACGCCGCTGCGTCCACCGTCCGTCCGGCAAGTTCCGGCGCGGGGTCGCCTATCGCCAGAGGATCGAACCGCTCCAGGTCAATCACCAGGTCACACGCGTTCTCGAAGAACGGTTCGGTTGGCCCTTGCGGCGAGGCCCGGTCGACCACGGTCAGCGTCTGCGACCACTGCAAAAGCCGCGAGCTGTTGGCGTACAGCCGCCGGAGGCAC contains these protein-coding regions:
- a CDS encoding Gfo/Idh/MocA family oxidoreductase, whose protein sequence is MFFVVGLGSMGRRRVRCLLANGVPPEEILGFDRRPDRCAEAKERHGISVADQAEQMGRAEVEAVFVSVWPSFHVEYCLMAAMAGKHWFCEVPLELSSSGLDQLRRVTRDRKLVGAVGSQMIWHPASEYLARWLSEDVTGGLVGAWGTCTSYFPTWHPWEDYREFYVSDKASGGANIDMIGHEFQWL